Proteins co-encoded in one Oncorhynchus masou masou isolate Uvic2021 chromosome 22, UVic_Omas_1.1, whole genome shotgun sequence genomic window:
- the LOC135509704 gene encoding guided entry of tail-anchored proteins factor CAMLG-like — MQCPDDTSLNTPEERTCLSSAQRRAEIRRRKLLMNSEDRMNRIVGFTKAEAENDGSSRSVTAPVFHLDLDRSDSWSTYPSPRLSPFLPEAVGSSHPHSDLPGYPLPDTSEVPGGGVDKDVTPGVRQRPRGEAQLAADEPSHSGSPRRGLQKYLSRFDDAMKLRGQLANEKQAQEAASSDPDELDSFRLFRLVGSVLLAIFVRVFVCKYLSIFAPFLTLELAYMGLYKYFPKVEKKMQTTVLTAALLLSGIPAEVINRSMDTYKKMGDVFADLCVYFFTFILSHEILLLVGPEEAETP, encoded by the exons ATGCAGTGTCCAGATGACACTAGTCTAAATACACCAGAAGAGAGAACCTGTCTTTCTTCTGCGCAAAGAAGAGCAGAAATTCGGAGACGAAAATTGCTCATGAATTCTGAAGACAGAATGAACAGAATTGTGGGTTTCACCAAAGCTGAAGCTGAAAACGACG GATCATCCAGAAGTGTTACGGCACCCGTGTTCCATCTGGACTTGGACAGGAGCGACTCGTGGTCAACATACCCCTCCCCCAGACTGTCTCCATTCCTCCCAGAGGCAGTAGGCAGCAGCCACCCCCACAGTGATCTCCCAGGGTATCCCCTGCCAGACACCAGTGAGGTGCCGGGTGGCGGTGTGGACAAGGATGTGACACCGGGCGTCCGTCAGAGGCCACGCGGAGAGGCCCAGCTGGCAGCTGATGAGCCCAGCCACTCCGGATCCCCACGCAGAGGGTTGCAGAAGTACCTGTCCCGCTTTGATGATGCCATGAAGCTCAGAGGCCAACTGGCCAATGAGAAACAAGCCCAGGAGGCAGCTAGCTCTGACCCAGATGAGTTGGACTCCTTCAGGCTCTTCAGGCTTGTTGGCAGTGTCCTCCTTGCCATCTTTGTCAGGGTTTTTGTCTGCAAGTATCTG TCCATATTCGCACCATTCCTCACCCTCGAACTGGCATACATGGGGTTGTACAAATATTTTCCAAAG GTTGAGAAGAAGATGCAAACTACAGTGCTGACTGCCGCGCTCCTGTTGTCTGGTATCCCTGCTGAGGTCATCAACCGCTCCATGGACACCTACAAGAAGATGGGCGACGTCTTCGCTGACCTCTGTGTCTACTTCTTTACATTCATCCTCAGTCACGAGATCCTGCTGTTGGTTGGTCCAGAGGAGGCTGAGACTCCCTGA